In Pseudomonas fluorescens, a genomic segment contains:
- a CDS encoding VOC family protein, which produces MTHKNTLCLWYNGTAEEAANFYAKTFPDSRVNAIHRAPGDYPAGKQGDVLTVDFTVMGIPCIGLNGGPAFPHTEAFSFQVATDDQAETDRLWQAIIDNGGQPSACGWCKDKWGLSWQITPRVLSAAVTHSDPATAKRAFEAMMSMTKIDIATIEAAIANR; this is translated from the coding sequence ATGACGCATAAAAACACCCTCTGCCTCTGGTACAACGGCACCGCCGAGGAGGCTGCGAATTTCTATGCCAAGACCTTCCCGGACAGCCGGGTCAATGCCATCCACCGCGCGCCTGGCGATTACCCTGCGGGGAAACAGGGCGACGTCCTGACCGTCGATTTCACTGTCATGGGCATCCCGTGTATCGGCCTGAACGGCGGCCCGGCGTTCCCGCACACCGAGGCATTTTCGTTTCAGGTGGCCACCGATGACCAGGCCGAAACCGATCGCCTGTGGCAGGCCATTATCGACAACGGCGGCCAGCCGAGTGCCTGCGGGTGGTGCAAGGACAAGTGGGGGTTGTCGTGGCAGATCACCCCGCGCGTGCTGTCGGCCGCCGTGACCCATTCGGACCCGGCAACGGCCAAGCGCGCCTTCGAGGCGATGATGAGCATGACCAAGATCGACATCGCCACGATTGAGGCCGCAATCGCCAATCGCTGA
- a CDS encoding LysE family translocator, producing MDLATLALFLPACFALNMAPGPNNLLSVSNSTRYGYRTSCLAGIGRLLAFAGMIALASAGLAVVLQTSELLFYGIKILGAAYLFYLAFQLWGANPQAHAESATAKVSLWALARQEFLVAAGNPKAILIFTAFLPQFVVPGQPITPQFAVLGALFLALEWIAISVYAYMGLHMRRWFAEPRGKRVFNRCCAGLLSAAATVLLMARRA from the coding sequence ATGGACCTCGCCACCCTCGCCCTCTTCCTCCCCGCCTGCTTCGCCCTGAACATGGCGCCTGGCCCGAATAACCTGTTGTCCGTAAGCAACTCCACGCGCTACGGCTACCGCACATCCTGCCTGGCAGGCATTGGCCGCTTGCTCGCCTTCGCCGGTATGATCGCCCTTGCCTCAGCCGGCCTCGCGGTGGTGTTGCAAACCTCTGAGTTGTTGTTCTACGGGATCAAGATTCTGGGCGCGGCGTATCTGTTTTATCTGGCGTTTCAACTGTGGGGTGCGAATCCACAGGCGCACGCGGAGTCAGCAACCGCCAAGGTCAGCCTGTGGGCACTGGCGCGTCAGGAGTTCCTGGTGGCGGCAGGCAACCCCAAAGCCATCCTGATCTTCACCGCCTTCCTCCCCCAGTTCGTGGTACCGGGCCAGCCGATCACGCCGCAGTTCGCTGTGCTGGGCGCGCTGTTCCTGGCCCTGGAATGGATCGCGATCAGCGTCTATGCCTATATGGGCCTGCATATGCGCCGCTGGTTTGCCGAGCCGCGGGGCAAGCGTGTCTTCAATCGCTGCTGTGCGGGGTTGTTGTCGGCAGCGGCAACGGTGTTGTTGATGGCGCGACGGGCTTGA
- the atzF gene encoding allophanate hydrolase, with protein sequence MQSVIGWTLGEWHAAYRSGAMTPDRLLSLAAQYSADDSAWIARAQPEQLAMQLAQLNDRLDAVGGDIDKLPLYGVPFAIKDNIDAAGWDTTAACPEFAYSPTSDATVVAKLRAAGAILMGKTNLDQFATGLVGTRSPYGAVGNSFNADYVSGGSSSGSASVVARGLVAFALGTDTAGSGRVPAGFNNIVGLKPTKGRFSNTGLVSACRTLDCISVFALTVEDAAAVAQVAQGYDASDAYSRSNPYTAPVSVGASIKLAIPASLEFFGDTQNQAVFEQAVEHFKALGAVISEVDFSAFKALADQLYSGPWVAERTVALEGMLEHQPQAINPVVRGIVENGLQYSACDAYKAEYLRAELSRRINDTLAGFDALLVPTSPTIRTRADMVLEPVRYNAQFGYYTNFTNLADLSALALPAGLRADGLPCGITLLAPAWHDSALAHLGQRWQASLELPLGATERQLPAPAAAQQAPGTVRVAVVGAHLSGMPLNFQLTTRNAVLVEQTLTASTYRLYALPGTVPPKPGLARAEGGRSIIVELWDMPIARFGEFVAEIPAPLGIGTLMLADGRSVKGFICEPWALADALDVTEFGGWRAYVTSKG encoded by the coding sequence ATGCAGAGCGTTATCGGCTGGACCCTTGGCGAATGGCACGCGGCCTATCGCAGCGGGGCGATGACCCCCGACCGGTTGTTGAGCCTGGCGGCGCAATACAGCGCGGATGACAGCGCCTGGATTGCCCGCGCACAACCTGAGCAATTGGCCATGCAACTGGCGCAATTGAACGACAGGCTGGACGCGGTGGGCGGCGATATCGACAAGTTGCCGCTGTACGGCGTGCCATTCGCCATCAAGGACAACATTGACGCGGCGGGCTGGGACACCACGGCAGCCTGCCCGGAATTCGCCTACAGCCCAACGTCGGACGCGACCGTAGTCGCCAAACTGCGAGCGGCAGGTGCGATTCTGATGGGCAAGACCAACCTGGATCAATTCGCCACTGGCCTGGTGGGCACGCGCTCGCCGTATGGTGCGGTGGGTAACAGTTTCAATGCCGATTACGTCAGCGGCGGTTCCAGCTCCGGCTCGGCGTCGGTGGTTGCCCGCGGGCTGGTGGCGTTTGCGCTGGGCACCGACACCGCAGGCTCGGGCCGAGTACCGGCAGGGTTCAACAATATCGTCGGATTGAAACCGACCAAGGGCCGGTTTTCGAATACGGGCCTGGTGTCGGCCTGTCGCACGTTGGATTGCATCTCGGTGTTCGCCCTGACCGTGGAGGATGCCGCCGCGGTGGCGCAGGTCGCACAGGGCTATGACGCCAGCGACGCATACTCGCGTAGCAACCCCTACACGGCGCCGGTGAGCGTGGGTGCCTCGATCAAGCTGGCAATACCGGCGAGCCTGGAGTTCTTCGGCGATACGCAGAACCAGGCGGTGTTCGAGCAGGCGGTCGAGCACTTCAAGGCGTTGGGCGCGGTGATCAGCGAGGTGGATTTCAGTGCGTTCAAGGCCCTGGCCGACCAGTTGTATTCGGGTCCCTGGGTCGCAGAACGCACGGTGGCCCTGGAAGGCATGCTCGAACACCAGCCGCAGGCCATCAACCCGGTGGTGCGCGGCATTGTCGAAAATGGCCTCCAGTACAGCGCCTGCGATGCCTACAAGGCCGAATACCTGCGGGCCGAACTCAGTCGCCGCATCAACGACACCTTGGCGGGGTTCGACGCCTTGCTGGTGCCGACCTCGCCGACGATTCGCACGCGCGCCGACATGGTGCTGGAGCCGGTGCGCTACAACGCGCAATTCGGCTACTACACCAACTTCACCAACCTGGCGGACCTGTCGGCGCTGGCGCTGCCGGCGGGCCTGCGAGCGGACGGTCTACCGTGCGGCATTACCCTGCTCGCACCGGCCTGGCATGACAGCGCCCTGGCGCACCTGGGCCAGCGCTGGCAGGCCAGCCTTGAGTTGCCGCTCGGCGCAACCGAACGCCAACTGCCGGCACCCGCTGCTGCCCAACAGGCACCCGGTACCGTGCGCGTGGCGGTGGTGGGCGCCCACCTGAGCGGCATGCCGTTGAACTTCCAACTGACCACACGCAACGCCGTGCTGGTGGAGCAGACCCTCACGGCCAGCACTTATCGTTTGTATGCGCTGCCCGGCACTGTGCCGCCCAAGCCGGGGCTGGCCAGGGCGGAAGGTGGCCGATCGATCATCGTCGAGCTGTGGGACATGCCTATCGCCCGTTTTGGCGAGTTCGTCGCCGAAATTCCCGCACCGCTGGGGATCGGCACCCTGATGCTGGCGGATGGACGCAGTGTCAAAGGCTTTATCTGCGAACCCTGGGCCCTGGCGGATGCGCTGGATGTCACTGAGTTTGGCGGCTGGCGCGCCTATGTCACCAGCAAGGGGTAA
- the dapA gene encoding 4-hydroxy-tetrahydrodipicolinate synthase, with amino-acid sequence MSAFQGIWVPVVTPFHDGALDFIGLRRLVEHLLEKHVAGIMVCTTTGEAASLSRQEQLAVLDAVLQWVPAHRVVMGLAGNNQIELLQFQDQVLKRPVAGLLVPAPSYIRPSQAGLEAFFRTVADASSVPIILYDIPYRTGVTFEQATLLNIVAHERIKAVKDCGGNLGNTLALLASGEVDVLCGEDIQLFNALCLGASGAIAASAHVHTEQFVALWQQVRDNQLAEARQTFFQLLPLIQTLFMEPNPAPVKAALALQGLIGSELRAPMQRASAALIARVQPLSALAQ; translated from the coding sequence ATGTCAGCGTTTCAAGGTATCTGGGTTCCCGTGGTCACGCCGTTTCACGACGGCGCCCTCGACTTTATCGGCCTGCGCCGTTTGGTTGAGCATTTGCTGGAAAAGCACGTGGCCGGGATCATGGTCTGCACCACCACCGGTGAAGCCGCGTCGCTGAGCCGCCAGGAACAACTGGCCGTGCTCGATGCCGTGTTGCAGTGGGTGCCGGCGCACCGTGTGGTGATGGGCCTGGCGGGCAATAACCAGATTGAATTGCTGCAGTTCCAGGACCAAGTCCTCAAGCGCCCCGTGGCCGGTTTACTGGTGCCGGCGCCCAGCTATATCCGCCCTTCCCAGGCCGGCCTCGAAGCGTTTTTTCGTACGGTGGCCGATGCGTCCAGTGTGCCGATCATTCTCTATGACATCCCCTATCGCACCGGCGTGACCTTCGAGCAGGCCACCCTGCTGAACATCGTCGCCCATGAGCGCATCAAGGCGGTCAAGGACTGTGGCGGCAACCTCGGCAATACCCTGGCACTGCTGGCCAGTGGCGAAGTGGATGTGCTGTGTGGCGAGGATATCCAGCTCTTCAACGCGCTGTGCCTGGGTGCCAGCGGTGCCATCGCGGCGTCGGCCCACGTGCATACCGAACAGTTTGTGGCGCTGTGGCAGCAGGTGCGGGATAACCAGTTGGCCGAAGCGCGGCAGACGTTTTTCCAGCTGCTGCCGCTGATCCAGACGTTGTTCATGGAGCCCAACCCGGCACCGGTGAAAGCGGCGTTGGCATTGCAGGGCTTGATCGGCAGCGAATTGCGCGCACCCATGCAGCGGGCCAGCGCGGCGCTGATTGCACGGGTGCAGCCGCTCTCCGCCCTGGCACAATGA
- a CDS encoding ester cyclase yields the protein MDRNALASLYREYIHCLNQQDWERLPNLLHQDVTYNGRLVGVAGYRAMLERDFREIPDLVFHIQLLVADPPTLASRLNFNVTPKGEFFGLPINGRKVAFSENVFYEYVDGKIAHVWSVIDKAAIERQL from the coding sequence ATGGACAGAAATGCGCTGGCCAGTCTTTACCGCGAATACATCCACTGCCTCAACCAGCAGGACTGGGAACGCTTGCCCAATCTGCTGCACCAGGACGTGACCTACAATGGCCGCCTCGTGGGCGTCGCCGGTTACCGCGCCATGCTCGAACGGGACTTTCGCGAAATTCCCGACCTGGTCTTCCACATCCAGTTGCTGGTCGCCGACCCGCCCACCCTCGCCAGCCGGTTGAATTTCAACGTCACGCCCAAGGGTGAGTTCTTCGGCTTGCCGATCAACGGTCGGAAGGTCGCGTTCTCCGAAAATGTCTTTTATGAATACGTCGACGGCAAGATCGCCCACGTCTGGTCGGTGATTGATAAGGCCGCGATCGAACGCCAGCTGTAA
- a CDS encoding GntR family transcriptional regulator translates to MPLSTLKKPRERPDSLAEQIYAQLKADIFDFRLLPGDRFSEGEVAERMSVSRTPVRQALYRLEREGYLAVYFRSGWQVKPFDFTYFEELYDVRIVLELAAVSRLCAMEQPNPILQGLQATWLVEECERLQDSQAVSALDEHFHCALVQATGNREMAHMHYALTEKIRIIRRLDFTQASRIAATYEEHGQILTAILQRRVDQAQHLLKRHIELSKQAVREITLHRLQMAKPRTP, encoded by the coding sequence ATGCCGCTTTCAACGCTGAAAAAACCGCGCGAGCGCCCGGACAGCCTGGCCGAGCAGATCTATGCGCAACTCAAGGCGGATATCTTCGACTTTCGCCTGTTGCCTGGCGACCGTTTCAGCGAGGGCGAAGTGGCCGAGCGCATGAGTGTCAGCCGTACACCCGTGCGCCAGGCGCTGTACCGCCTGGAACGGGAAGGCTACCTGGCGGTGTACTTCCGCAGCGGCTGGCAGGTGAAACCGTTCGACTTCACCTATTTCGAAGAGCTGTATGACGTGCGGATCGTGCTGGAACTGGCCGCTGTCAGCCGTTTATGCGCGATGGAGCAACCGAACCCGATCTTGCAAGGGCTGCAGGCGACCTGGCTGGTGGAGGAATGTGAGCGCCTGCAGGACAGTCAGGCGGTGTCGGCGCTGGATGAACACTTTCACTGCGCCCTGGTGCAAGCCACCGGCAACCGTGAGATGGCACACATGCACTACGCCCTTACGGAAAAGATCCGCATCATCCGGCGCCTCGACTTTACCCAGGCTTCACGCATTGCGGCGACGTACGAGGAGCATGGGCAAATACTCACCGCGATCCTGCAACGGCGTGTCGATCAGGCGCAGCACTTGCTCAAGCGGCATATCGAACTGAGCAAGCAGGCAGTGCGCGAGATCACCTTGCATCGGTTGCAGATGGCCAAGCCGCGCACGCCTTGA